The stretch of DNA CGCGGAGCGTGGACGCGAGCAGGAAGCTCTCAACCTTCATGTCGCGCATGCGCGTGATCGCGCCGATCGCGTCGTTGGTGTGAACCGTCGACAGCACGAGATGCCCCGTCAGCGACGCCTGCACAGCGATCTCGGCGGTCTCGCGGTCGCGGATTTCGCCGACCATGACGACGTCGGGATCCTGGCGCAGGATCGCGCGCAGCCCCGCCGCGAAGGTCAGCCCGACCTTCGGGTTCACCTGCGTCTGGCCGACGCCGTCGACCGCATACTCGACCGGATCCTCGACGGTCAGGATGTTGCGGCTGCCGTCGTTGAGCAGACGCAGCGCCGCATAGAGCGAGGTGGTCTTGCCCGAACCGGTGGGCCCGGTGACGAGGATGATGCCGTTGGGTTCGCTCAGCGCTTCGTTGAGCAGCGCGAACAACGCGGGCGGCAGGCCGAGCGCTTCGAGGTCGATGCCGGCATTCTCCTTGTCGAGGATACGCAGCACCACGCGTTCGCCGGCGCGACTCGGCAGCGTCGAGACGCGGACGTCGAGCAGCTTGCCGCCCAGCGTCAGCCCCATGCGGCCGTCCTGCGGCACACGGCGCTCGGCGATGTCGAGCCGCGCCATGACCTTGATGCGGCTGACCACGACGGGCGCGACGTTGGGGGGCATGCGCAGCGTCTCGCGTAGCACGCCGTCGATCCGCATGCGGACGACCAGGCCGCTCTCATACGGCTCGATATGGATGTCGGACACGCCGTTGCGCGCGGCGTCGGCGATGATGCCGTTGATGAGCCGGATCGCGGGGGCGTCGTCGGCGGTGTCGAGCAGATCCTCCGCAGTCGGCATG from Sphingomonas sp. HMP9 encodes:
- a CDS encoding ATPase, T2SS/T4P/T4SS family, translating into MDPSLRRGGDSTVADLPQITIPYAFARKFGVVVDHTDTDAHLTIAMRAGADPKVLLELRRYLGRPFDVGFVEQIAFDRLLSNVYAMDGQANALAAVGMGDELDLLAGDMPTAEDLLDTADDAPAIRLINGIIADAARNGVSDIHIEPYESGLVVRMRIDGVLRETLRMPPNVAPVVVSRIKVMARLDIAERRVPQDGRMGLTLGGKLLDVRVSTLPSRAGERVVLRILDKENAGIDLEALGLPPALFALLNEALSEPNGIILVTGPTGSGKTTSLYAALRLLNDGSRNILTVEDPVEYAVDGVGQTQVNPKVGLTFAAGLRAILRQDPDVVMVGEIRDRETAEIAVQASLTGHLVLSTVHTNDAIGAITRMRDMKVESFLLASTLRAVIAQRLVRRLCPTCRKAVPASDTVAPLLGIAPDAVVYVAQGCEDCNQTGYKGRIGVFEAVRIDDTIRRLINTDGHESEITAHAFAKSPNLAQSARDLVLSGQTTAEEAVRVSRRDTTEVAPEVAEA